GGAGCTGGTATTTGAGCCCTTTGTCCAGGCAGATGGCTCGATCAAGCGTCGCTACGGCGGGACCGGCTTGGGGCTGACGGTGTGCAAACGGTTAGTTGAGCTGATGGGAGGGTACATTTGGATCGAGAGCCCCGGTGAAAATCAGGGGACGACAGTGACCTTTATCCTGTCGGAATCGGGATCGCTCTGGGACAGCAACCATGCTTAGAGTTGCTTGAAAAAATTTAAAACCAGGTTTGAGAGAGTCTAGCGATGACTTTTAAAATTCTTTTGGTGGAAGATGATTTTCTGCTGGCGCGGGGGACGGCCAAGCTGCTGCAGCGCCTTGGCGACCATAGTGTCGAGATCACCGACGATCCGGCCACCATTTTTCAGCGGTGCGAGTCCGGCGAGATCGATCTGGTGATGATGGATGTCAACCTGCCTGGGGCGCAGTGGGAGGGCCATCCGGTGAGCGGGGCGGACTTGGCGCAGCGCCTGAAGACGAAGTCCTCGACGGCCCATATTCCCATCATTATTGTGAGCGCCTACGCCATGCTGTCGGAGCGCCAAACCTTGCTGAAGGTGTCGCTGGCAGATGAGTTTTGCACCAAGCCGATTACGGACTATGAGGCGCTGTTGCGGCTGATCGAGGAGCTGGTGGCGCGATCGCCCCAGGTTGAGCGCCTGCACTAGCGCCTAGCCTCGCAAAAGCCCTAGGGGCCGAAATCTGCCCGCCGCTAGTACTCCAAGAAGAGAGTGTCGAACTGATCCGAGGGCGGCATGTGGGGCGGCAGATTGGTCAGGGCTGGCGGGTTGAGGGGCTGGCGAATCGGCGGAACGGGGCTCTGGCCTGAGACCTCGGCCATTTGGTGCTCGATGAGGCACATCTGGCGATGAATCTGCTGCTGACGCTGCTCGAGGGCGTGGAGCTCTTGCTGGAGGCGGCGCCGCTCGATGGCGAGCTTGTAGAGCTGTAGATGAACGGCGGCTTCGGTGCGCTGGCGGGGCATGGTGCTGATTTTGGGGCAGGAGCGCCCGCGATAGGGAGGCTGCATGGCGTCTGGGGTTAGAAAACGGTGAGTTTTGGGGGCTGGCGATCGCAAGGTGCGATCGCTCCTTTGAGGGCGCATGAGGGCGCAAATGCCTCTCTGGAGGCCGGTCTTAGTGTACCCAGTGCCTGGGCGATCGCACCACGATTGCACCGCTGTAAAGTCTTGTAACGAAAACCTTGGCACAATAGAAAAAGACTTTTCCCTATTTTCAAAACTCCTATGAAAGCCCCGAGCCCTCTCGCGATCGCTGCCCTCGATCCTCGCAGTGAAGTCCAAACCTGGCAGTGGCGCGGCATGCCCATCGCCTACCAATCTCAGGGCGATCGCGGCCCTGCCATCGTCTTGATCCATGGCTTTGGGGCATCGTGGGGCCACTGGCGCAAAAATATCCCGGCGCTGGCGGTCGTGGGCCGAGTGTTCGCGCTGGATCTGCTGGGTTTCGGCAAGTCGGCCAAGCCAGATCCCCAGGGCGATGTGCCCTACACCTTCGAGACCTGGAGCCAGCAGATCCGAGATTTTTGCCAAGAAGTGGTTGGGGGACCGGCCTTCTTGGTGGGCAACTCCATCGGCTGCATTGTCGCCATGCAGGCCGCGGTGGATGGTCCTGAGCTGGTGCGGGGCGTGGCGCTGCTGAACTGCTCTCTGCGCTTGCTGCACGATCGGCGGCGATCGCGCTTGTCCTGGCCGCGCCGGGTCGGAGCGCCTCTGGTTCAGCGGCTTTTCACCCAGCGCTGGCTAGGGGCGATCTTCTTTCGGCAGCTGGCGCGCCCAAACACCGTCCGCAAGATCTTGCAGCAGGCCTACTATTCTGAGGCCGCAGTGACCGATGAGCTGGTCGAAATGTTGATGGAACCTGCCGCCGATCCGGGCGCAGTAGATGTGTTTTTGGCCTTTACCCGCTACTCCCAGGGGCCGCTGCCGGAGGACTTGCTGGAGGTGCTGCCCTGTCCGGCCCTGCTGCTGTGGGGAGAGTCGGATCCTTGGGAGCCGATCGAGCTGGGGCGATCGCTCGCCAACTATCCCTGCGTGGAAAATTTCATTCCGCTGCGGAACGCGGGGCACTGTCCCCAAGACGAGATTCCGGAGGTAGTGAACCCCATTCTCCAGGCCTGGATTTTGCAAAAATCCGTTCACTGACGGGATACCATGACTGTAAAGGCTGTCAGTTTGGGAAAAATTTTCCCAGCACGAGCGCCTTTTGTGCTGTCTTAAGCTATCTCGCCAGAATTCGCCACAATGATTGACGCCGCTGGACTCTTCCTCCTGTACCTGGTTATTTTGTCGTGGGTTGTGAGCCGCGCCCAGTCCGAAAAGGACGGGACCACTCTGGAAATTCCCCCCGTGACGCTGCCCGACTTGGAGGCCATGATTTCCTCTGCTTGGCAGGATCCTGCTGAGGAGGAAACGCTGCTGTTGGAGTCCGATGTCTGGGCGGAGCCACCGCCCGCGCGTCAGATGGCGATACCGGCAGAAGACGAGGACGAGGAAGAAATCGAGGAGCCGGCTGGGGTAATGCCGAGCGTCGAAATCACCGAGCCCAGCAGCACTGAGGAATCGAGCTCAGCCTGGAACGCGCCCGAAGATGAGGTCGAGGCAGCGCAGGTTTTTGCGGAAGCCCCTGCGCCGGAAGCGTTTGAGGTGGCGGAACCGGAAGCAGTGATTGCTGAACCCGAGTCTGAAATGCTTGAGGCAGCTGAACCGGAAGCCGAACCCGAAGCAGTGATTGCTGAACCTGAACCTGAAGCGCTTGAGGTGGAGATAGAACCGGAAGCCGCGATCGCAGAGCCTGAACCTGAAGCGCTTGAGGAAGCCGAGCCGGAAGCCGCGATCGCAGAGCCTGAGACAGCAGAGGCAGAGCAAGTGATTGCTGAATTTGAGGCTGAAGGGGATGCGGCTGAGGTGGCGACAGAGCCTGAAGCCGCGATCGCAGAACCGGAGGTTTCAGAGCCTGCGCCCTTGGAGCCAGAGGCCCCAGAAGCGGATCCAGTCGTTGCTGAAGTGCCTGAACCTGAAGCGGTTGAAGAGGTAGCAGAGCCGGAACCAGAAGTACCGGAAGCGGCGATCGCAGAGCCTGAGGTGTCTGAACCGGACGCTGTTGAAGAATCGGACGCCCCAGAAACGAATCAAGCCGTTGCTGAGGCACCTGAACCGGCAGCGATCGCCGAGGGCGCTGCGACAGAACCAGAAGCTTCTGAGGCCGAGCCTCCTGCGCAGGAAACTGCTGATGCGGAGGCGACAGAGCCCGCAGCTGTCGAAGAGCCGATCGCCGAGGACGCCGTGGCTGAACCGGAGGCGATCGCCCACCCAGAAAGCTCTGAAGAGCCGGTGGCTGAGGCAGGTTCAGCGGTTGAGGCACCGGCCGAAGAGCCGATTGCCGAGGAACCGGAGGCGATCGCCGAAGAGAGTCCAGAGGAACCAGAGCCAGAGGAACCAGAGCCAGAGGAACCAGAGCCAGAGGAACCAGAGCCAGAGGAACCAGAGACTGTTGTGGTTGCAGAGGAGCCGGAGGCGATCGCGACTGAGCAACCTGCTGAAGAACCGGAGAGCCCTGAGGCGGCGGCAGAACCTGAACCGGCTGCCGCTGAGCAGTCCTTGGCTGAGCCTGAGGCCGCTGCGCCCATCGAAACGGCCTCGCTATCTGACGACGTTTTCATCGATGAAAACGTCGAGTTTGTGGTTGCCGAACCCTTCATGGACGAGCCGTTTCTGGACGAAGTCTATGACGTGAGTCCAGAGCCCTTCATGGACGAGCCGTTTCTGGATGATGAGCCTGCGATCGCCTCCCAGGAACTTCAGTATGAGGACCATGAACCCGAGTCAGCCGCCGATCCTGAGGCCTTTCCGGAAGACGTCGCTGGGATAGAGGAGCAGGCTCCTGTTGTCCCGCCGGAGGCGATCGCAGAGCCTGTCTCCGAAGCGCCCGATGCCGAACCAGATAGCCCCGAGGCCCCACCCGCCAAGAGCATTGATCAGCTACTGTCTAGTGGTTCTAGCCAGTCTGCCGCTAAGAAATCAAAGCCGATTGACTCCATCCTAGAGTCACCGGCTGCTCAGCCCGCGCCTTTCTCCCTGGATCCGGCTGAACCTGACATCTCAGAAGACAAGCTCCTCGAACCCTGGAAGATGCTGGGAGATACAGCTGCCTCCCTGCGTCTGAAGGGACCGCAGTAGATTCTGAAGCTCTGTAGACACCCAGAAAAGTAAGAGAGAAAAGCAAGAGAGCGATCGCCCGTCGGGCGATCGCTCTCTTTTGGGTTCTCAGGGCGAGCGGGTGGTGAGGGGGCGATCGCCGCTATTCGTGACATACTCCTACGCTGATACTGACGTATGCAGCGTAGGCTTCTCAGTGACCCCTGGTATCCCATCGGGCGTTTCCTGAGCTTTATTGACGATACGGGATGCCCCACCGCACCGGAACAATACAAAGAGTGTTGTTCTCTCCTTTGTACTGCTGGAATTTTACCTGCCCACAGATGCGACAACGCATCGTCTGTTTCCAGGCAGAACCCCATATTCCAGGTTGTCAAGGTTCAAGTTTCAGGGCGGCGATTAGCTCAAACCCTTAGCCTGATTATCTCACACCCGTTTTGCATCATGAGAGATTTGCTCGTTTTCTCCATCTCCCCTGCTCGGACCTGCGGCATAGGTCAGAGAAGTGTCGTTCGTTCGTTCGCATTCATCTCAACGCCAAATCAAAGATTATGGCGTGAGGCTTCTGCTGCTTTGGCTAATTGCCGTATCGCCGAATCCAGTCCTGGCCAAGCTGGACCGTCACATCCGATCGCAGCTCTCCCGTGCTCTCCACTCGCACCTCTCCCAGACCCAGCACCTGGCGCACGGCTTCGGCGCTTTCCACGTCGCCCTGCTGAGCCACGATCCGAGTCACCTGCAAGGGCTCTTGGCGCGGCGTGTCCACGTAGACATCCCCAAACCCAGCATTGCCCAGCACATCAATCACAGACTGCGGCGCGTCATAGTCTCCAGTGCTATCTTGGATCGCCACTCTCAAGTAAGCCGGTGGCGTAGCCGCAACCTCGCTGTAGCCCAGCCCAAAATGCTGCGCCATCATCGTGTCAATCCGCGATGGGTCAGGAATCCAGTAGCTGGCCTCGTACTCATCCGCAGCGCTGAAGCGTCCAGGCACCATCAGCATCTCGACATTGCTGCGCTCGGTGCGAGAGGCAAAGCCAACCAAAGCTACCAATTCCTCAACCGTCAAGTTGGTGTCCAGATTTTCTTGGATCACCGACAAAATTTTGGGTAGACGTGCGATCGTCGTGGGGTTGAGGGCCTGCTCCTTGAGAGCGCGAATGAAGGTCTGCTGGCGCTGAACTCGACCAATATCGCCATAGTTGTCATAGCGAAACCGCAGAAACTGCAAGGCTTCCTTGCCATTGAGATGCTGCTTGCCAGCCTTGAGGTTGATGTAGAGGTGCTGGCTATCGTCCTGGTACTTCATGTCCTGGGGGACGTACAGGGTGACGCCGCCCAGCGCATCAATCAGCTTCTCGACCCCCTGAACGTTGATTCGAACGTAGCGATCGACTCCGACACCCCCTAGGAGCTCACTGGTCGCGCGAGCTGCGAGAGCCGGGCCGCCATAGCTATTTGCCGCGTTGATTTTGCTGGTGCCGACGTTCTCGATGTAGGCGCGAGTATCGCGGGGAATCGAGAGGAGCGCAAGGGCCTGACGGCTAGGGTCAAAGCGCACCAGCATCATGGTGTCGCTGAGGCCGTCAAAGGAGTTGACCAAGGCGTGATAGCCCAAATCCTGCTGTGGCGCTGTGTCGAGGTCAGAAGTCAGGACTTTGGTGCCCAGGATGAGGATGTTGACGGGCCGCGTCAGCTCGGGCAGCCGCAGGTTCATCTTGGTCGAGATGCTCTCTTCTTCGGTGAAGACTTCGGCTTCCTCGGCGGTGAGCTGACGCTGCATGAGGGGAGTCGCAGACAGCGAGACGGCCAGGAGCGCACCGGCGGTGGCTGAGAGCATGGCAACCCCCGTCAGCCCAAAAAGCATCCACATCCAGCGGATGCTGCTACTGCGTTTGGGGGCTTTGCGAGGCGGGGGAGCTTTTTTGCGGATTTGCTTGGGGGGACTTTGATAGGTCGGGGGTTTGCGGCTTGACACAGATTTCCTCACACACCAATGCCAGTAGGGATCGCTAAAAGGCCGGCTGCCTGAGTCACTCATTCCGGCAGAATTAGCGTGTTCAGGAGCTTTTGCCAACTTTTCAAGCTTGTTATAGCAGGATTCTCGACGCTTTCGAGTAATCTGGCTGGAGTTTTCACGGGAGTTCACGTGAAAGAGGAGCCAGACGATCGGTCCCAGAGTTGGCGATCGCGCCTAAAAAGGCTCGAATATCCCTGGCTACTGCCACTTTTGCCCCTATCGGACAATTTTTGTAGCGCCTAATGGCGGAAACTTTCTGACAATTTCTTTAGAGTTGCCTTGAGCTGCTTCTTGGGCCTGCTCATGGCTGGGAGATCCTGAGGGGCTTGGGTAGGATCCACAAGCGTTCTGTCTGAGGGGGTCATGGCAGGCGATCGCCCAGGCGGCTGAGCACCGGCAACCGAATCCGCTTGCGTCGCCACACCTTGAACATCAGCCACAGACTGCCCAAAAAATAGCCCGAGGTGACCAGGCTGCTGGTCAGCAGCAGCGGCACAGAGACGCCGTCGCCGGGGTGAGCTCCAGCCTCGATCAGGAGATGGCTCACCAGCCAGGTCAGAGCCATCACGATGGCGAGGCGGCTGACGTTGCGCTCGTCTCGGGTGCCCTGGCGCCGATAGAGCGTCCACAGCGCCGGGAAGAAACCCACAACGGGCAACAAGTAAATCAAAAGCTTCAGGCGGCGAGTCTCGGGGGACTCCAGAAGGTCTAGGTTGGGGTCATCCATGGCGGTGCCGGTTGCAAGATCGGTGGCGCGATCGCGCCCCGTCAAAATCGTTTCCAGTAGGGGCGTCCTTTCCAAAAGATGCCCAAAACTGAGCCCAGAAATTCGGGCTGATCCAGGGGAAATACGATGGGCAACCAAGGAATCAGGCCCCGCAGATACAGGCTGAGGCCCAGGCACAGCACCAGCGCCCACAGGACGCCGCTGTTGATGATCACCTGGGGGAAGACCCGCTCGAGTAGATAAACGGCCAAAGCGCCTGCTCCTAGGCCCACAAGGGCTGTGGCGATCAGGCCAAAAACTGACAAAAACAGGCCAATGCTTTGATTGATCACCGGCAGAGATAGCGCTCCCCAGACCAGCACGATTTCGATGGCCATCACCAGCAGGGTGGTCAGCAGCGCGTCCTGGATCAGGGGCTTCCAGGGCAAAAATCGTAGTCGACGCAGGGGATTGGCCATGGGCTGAGATCGAGGTAACGCCTCGATTGTAGCGTGGCTGCGGGGCGCGATCGCCCCTGGGCAAAGGGGGATGGTGTCTGGGGCGACTAGTGTCGGCGACAATGTCAGAGATTGTGAGAGATTGCCAAAAACCCCAGGGAATTTTTGCGGGTAGGGCTGACGGGTAATCGTAGAGGTGGGAGGGAGAGGAGTGTGCCGTTTGACGCATAAAAAATGGTGATTTTGGGGGTGCGGAGTTTGCCCTTATGACGGAAGCTGGAGAACGTCCCTAAACGCTATGGTGGAAGTGCTCCCCGCCCCATAGTGAGTCTGGGAGCCGCTCTGATGAGGGACCAGGGGCGATCGCCCCGCGTTTTGTCCTAGCCCCCGCGTTTGCTTGTAAAGTTGATGGACGACAAGTTCCTGACCTTGAACCACGATCTGCGATCGCAGTCTTTGCCACCTTCTGGAGAGCCACTGCCTGAGGCTGCCTCCGAAATCGATTCCCCCAACGGCGCGACCGACCCCAAGATGGCTGGGGCGTTGCTGACGATCGTTGGCTGCGCATCGGATATAGCGGAGCAGGTGGCCGCCTTGCTGCAGGGCTGTGGGTATCAGGTGCAGCGGCTCACCAAAACTGAGAATTTGCTCGAAGAACTGGCGGCCCTCCAGCCCAGCTTGATCTTGCTGGGGATGGGACAGCTGCCCAGCTACGACCTGTGCTGCCGCCTCAAGGCCGACGCCGCCACCCAAGACATTCCGGTGGTGTTTTTGTGCGCCAACAGCGACTTTGTCAGCAAGAACAAAGTATTTGAAGTCGGAGCGGCGGACTATCTCACCCTGCCGCTCCAGCCCGAAGAGGCGATCGCCCGCGTTAATCACCAGCTCAACCTCGCCCACCAGACCCACCGGCTCCACCAGGAAAGCCAGCAGCGAGAGCAGGCCCTGCGCGATCGCCAGCAGGCCGAAGACAGATACCGCAGCATCTTCGAGAACGCCACCGAAGGCATCTTTCAAGCCTCCATAGAAGGCCGCTTTATCGACGTCAACCCTGCCCTGGCCCGCTTCTACGGCTACGACTCCCCCGAAGACCTGATTAGCAGCATCACCAACATCGGGCAGCAGCTCTACGTCCAGCCCAAGCGCCGGGACGAGCTGCTCGTCTACCTGCGCCAGTTTGGCCAGATCTCCGAAGCCGAATCCCAGGTCTATCGCAAGGACGGCAGCAAGATCTGGATTGCCGAAAATATCTGGGTCGTGCACGACGAAGCTGGGCGCATCCTCTATTTGGAGGGAACGGTCCTCGACATCACCGAGCGCCACCAAATGGAAGTGGAGCTGCGCCAGCAGCGCCAGCAGGCCGAGTCTCTCTTGGGCAACATCCTGCCCTACCAGATTGCTCGCCGTCTTCAGATGAGCCGCCGGACGATCGCCGATAGTTTTGAGGAAGTGACGGTCCTGTTTGCAGACTTGGTGGGCTTTACGGAGCTGGCTATGGCCCTGCCGCCTTCGGAGCTGGTGGCGCTGCTGAACCAGATCTTTTCGGTATTTGACGGCTTGGCCGAGCGCGCCAGCCTCGAAAAAATCAAGACGATCGGGGATGCCTATATGGTGGCGGCGGGACTGCCCAAGCCCCGCAAGGACCACGCAGAGGCGATCGCCCACATCGCCCTTGACATGCAAGCGGCCATTCAGCGCTTTCGACGGCCCAATGGCGACCCCTTCCAGCTGCGCATCGGCATCAACACGGGGCTGGTGGTCGCTGGCGTGATCGGCGTCAAGAAGCTCACCTACGACCTCTGGGGCGACACCGTAAATGTCGCCAGCCGCATGGAATCTACGGGAGAACCCGGTCGAATCCAGGTTACAGCCAGCACCTACGATCGCATCAAGACAAAATTTCTGTTTGAAGAGCGCGGCACCGTGTCCATCAAAGGGCGCGGAGAAATGACCACCTACTGGCTGACGGGCTGCCAAGAACCGACCCCATTGTCTGGCCCTGCCAAATAACTTTTTGCTAGAAAGGCTTGTTCCGGCTGGCGCTCTGGGAACAATGGGCCAATCGCCTAAGAAATGATGAAGACTCGCGCGATCTAGCTTGCGCTCTTGAGCTTTTGGGGTAGAGCCTAGAAGTCGAGAGCGCGGCAGGCGATCGAGGGGTGAGCGTGACGTCTGGGGCGGGAGATGGGCAAGATCAAAACAGCGAATGATGCAACTTTTCTGATGGCTTTGTCACTGACGAATTTGACGGATTTGACGGATTTGTCAACAGTTTGCTTGGCAGTGAGGGTGAGCCCTTGTGTCCGCTAGCGGCAACGATGTCAGCAACGATTTTGCTGGTTGATGATCAGCCGGATGAGCTGCGGCTGCTGTCGGCCATTTTGATGGATCAGGGCTACCGAGTTCGCAAGGCGATCAGTGGTGAGATGGCGCTCAAAAGCATCGAGTTTGAGCTGCCAGACTTGGTGCTGCTAGACATCCGGATGCCCGGCATGAACGGCTTTGAGCTGTGTTCTGTGCTGAAGATGTCGGGCAATATGAAAGACATTCCGGTGATTTTCCTCAGCGGCTTAGATCTGCTCGAAGACAAGGTCCGCGCCTTTGAGATGGGCGGTGCGGACTACATCACGAAGCCGTTTCATCTGGAGGAGGTGCTGATGCGCATTGGTCATCAGCTGACGATCCAGCAGCAGCGCCGCCAGCTTATAGACCAAAATCGGCTGCTCCTCGCGGAGGTCCGGGAGCGCAAACGCATTGAGACGATGATGCGTCAGCAGGCGCGGCGGGAAAAGCTGCTCAGCGCTATCACGTCCCGGATTCGGCAGTCGCTGGATCTGACGGCCATCCTCAAGACGACGGTGGAGGAGGTGCGGGTGCTGCTCCAGGTCGATCGGGTGGTGATCGATCCCCTGGGAGCGGGGGGGGAGTCGGTGGAGTCGGTGCGATCGCCCGATTTGTCGGTGCAGGGCCGGGTAACAGCTCAGTGGTCGCCCGATCATCCCTGCTGGAACCACTTTTTGCAAAATCGCTTGTTCTTGGTAGATGACGTGACGGCGGAGGATGCCCAGGGGTGGTGCGGTGGCTGGCTGCGCGATCTGGCGGTGCAGGCGGCGCTGGTGCTGCCGATTTTGCAGGGCGATCGCCTGTGGGGGCTGCTGGCGGCCCACCAGTGCACGGCGCTGCGGCCCTGGCAGCCCTGGGAGGTGGAGCTGATTCGCCAGGTGACGGCTCAGTTGGCGATCGCCATTGACCAGTCGGAGCTGTATTTGCAGCTCCAGCAGGCCAACCAGGCCCTGCAAGCGCTGGCCACTCTCGACGGCTTGACCCAGGTGGCTAACCGTCGCCGGTTTGACGAGTTTTTGGCGGTGGAGTGGCAGCGGGCTCTGCGCGAGGGCCAGCCGATCACGCTGATTTTGTGTGATGTTGACTATTTCAAGCGCTACAACGACACCCAGGGACACCAGCAGGGGGACGACTGTCTGCGGCTGGTGGCTCAGGGCATTCAGCAGGTGGTGCAGCGTCCGGCGGACCTGGTAGCGCGCTACGGGGGAGAGGAGTTTGTGGTGATCTTGCCCAATACGCACCTCAAGGGGGGAATGCGGGTAGCAGAAAAGATCCGAGCGGCGATCGCAGCGTTGGCGATCCCCCATCCGGCCTCCACGGTCAGTCCTTGGATTACGGTGAGTTTGGGCGTGGGCTGTCTGCGGCCCCGGCCCAAGCGGGCGGCCAATGATCTGGTCTCAATCGCGGATCAGGCGCTCTATCAGGCCAAGGCGGAAGGCCGCGATCGCGTTTGTGCGCTGCTGGCTAGCGACTGAGCCAGGCGATCGCCTCCCGAATCCAGGATTCCACATCGCCAGTTTTCGAGAGCACCGCGCTCTGGCCCACGGCCTGAAGGGCTTGGGTGATTTCGCTATTGGTATAGCCCAGGGCCATCAGCGTCATCTCCACGTCTTCCAGGACGCTCAGGCTTGGTCCGGCGCTGGGTGTTGTGGTGAGCCCCGACTGCTGCCGCCACTCGGCCAGCTTGGTGCGCAGCTCTAGGGCGATGCGCTCGGCGGTCTTGGGGCCGACGCCGGGGGTGCGCGCCAGGAGCCGCGTGTTGCCCGAGACGATCGCCTGCACCAGGTCCGTCAGGCCCAGGGTGTCGAGGAGGGCCATAGCCAGCTGGGGGCCGATGCCGCTGACGGCGACCAGTTGCCGAAACAAATCTCGCTCCGCCGCGCTGCCAAAGCCAAACAGCACCATCTGATCTTCGCGGGTTTGCAGGTGGGTAAAGACATGAGTCGTGGCCCCCATTTCCGGCAGCTGTTGCAGAAGTCGGGGGGTGATTTGCACCTCGTAGCCGACCTGGTTGACTTCCAGGAGCAGGATCACTCGGTTCGCGTTTTTGTGAAGGCCGGCGATCGCCCCTTTGAGATAGCCAATCATGGAAATTTTGGTAAAAACCCAAAGTGATTTAGGCCCTCTAGGATACCGCCTGCGCAGGCCGCTTGGGCCAGATAGCGGTTTTCATCCGGATTTTGGCGGTGCCACTCCAGCAGCTCAGCGCGGGCGTTGCCCACGATGATGCCGCGAGCGAGCCCCATTTCAAAAAAGCCGATGTCGTTGCCGGAGTCGCCACAGGCCACCGTGCGGGTCTGGGGCATCTGGTAGCGCGCCTGCAAAAAGGCCATGGCGGTGCCCTTGTTGCCGCCCTTGGGCAAAATGTCGAGGTCTTGGTGGCTGCTGTAGACCAGACGGGCGTCGATGCCCTGGTCCCGCAGGCGATCGCCCAGGAGCGGCAGCACCTCAGTCGCGGCCTCCGGGCTGAGGAAATAGCTGAGCTTGAAGGGGCCTTGCTCTGAGGAAGGCTGGGGCACCAGGTCGGCGAAATGGGCGGTGGTCGCCAAAATGCGATCGCGCTCCCAGCCCGCCGAAAGCTGCTGCGCCCACTCTGGGTCGGGGGTCTGGCTACCGCTGCCATAAATCTCTGTGCCGACGGCCACCACCAGCCCATCGGGCTCTAGCAGGTTTTGCTCAGCCTCCAGCTGGCGATACAGCGTCAGCGATCGCCCCGTGACGTACACGATCTTGGTGCCGTAGCGATCGCGGTGCTCCGCCAAGCGCTGATTGAGCGTGGCCAGCGCCTCGGCGTCCCCCACCAGCGTATTGTCCAGGTCCGTCAGAAAAAGAAAAGCGTCCACGGGTTGCCTCACCTGCGCCCAACAAAGGCAGCAAGAACCGCCAGCTAGCC
This genomic stretch from Geitlerinema sp. PCC 7407 harbors:
- a CDS encoding LCP family protein, coding for MSSRKPPTYQSPPKQIRKKAPPPRKAPKRSSSIRWMWMLFGLTGVAMLSATAGALLAVSLSATPLMQRQLTAEEAEVFTEEESISTKMNLRLPELTRPVNILILGTKVLTSDLDTAPQQDLGYHALVNSFDGLSDTMMLVRFDPSRQALALLSIPRDTRAYIENVGTSKINAANSYGGPALAARATSELLGGVGVDRYVRINVQGVEKLIDALGGVTLYVPQDMKYQDDSQHLYINLKAGKQHLNGKEALQFLRFRYDNYGDIGRVQRQQTFIRALKEQALNPTTIARLPKILSVIQENLDTNLTVEELVALVGFASRTERSNVEMLMVPGRFSAADEYEASYWIPDPSRIDTMMAQHFGLGYSEVAATPPAYLRVAIQDSTGDYDAPQSVIDVLGNAGFGDVYVDTPRQEPLQVTRIVAQQGDVESAEAVRQVLGLGEVRVESTGELRSDVTVQLGQDWIRRYGN
- a CDS encoding sucrose-phosphate phosphatase, encoding MDAFLFLTDLDNTLVGDAEALATLNQRLAEHRDRYGTKIVYVTGRSLTLYRQLEAEQNLLEPDGLVVAVGTEIYGSGSQTPDPEWAQQLSAGWERDRILATTAHFADLVPQPSSEQGPFKLSYFLSPEAATEVLPLLGDRLRDQGIDARLVYSSHQDLDILPKGGNKGTAMAFLQARYQMPQTRTVACGDSGNDIGFFEMGLARGIIVGNARAELLEWHRQNPDENRYLAQAACAGGILEGLNHFGFLPKFP
- a CDS encoding diguanylate cyclase domain-containing protein yields the protein MSATILLVDDQPDELRLLSAILMDQGYRVRKAISGEMALKSIEFELPDLVLLDIRMPGMNGFELCSVLKMSGNMKDIPVIFLSGLDLLEDKVRAFEMGGADYITKPFHLEEVLMRIGHQLTIQQQRRQLIDQNRLLLAEVRERKRIETMMRQQARREKLLSAITSRIRQSLDLTAILKTTVEEVRVLLQVDRVVIDPLGAGGESVESVRSPDLSVQGRVTAQWSPDHPCWNHFLQNRLFLVDDVTAEDAQGWCGGWLRDLAVQAALVLPILQGDRLWGLLAAHQCTALRPWQPWEVELIRQVTAQLAIAIDQSELYLQLQQANQALQALATLDGLTQVANRRRFDEFLAVEWQRALREGQPITLILCDVDYFKRYNDTQGHQQGDDCLRLVAQGIQQVVQRPADLVARYGGEEFVVILPNTHLKGGMRVAEKIRAAIAALAIPHPASTVSPWITVSLGVGCLRPRPKRAANDLVSIADQALYQAKAEGRDRVCALLASD
- the ruvA gene encoding Holliday junction branch migration protein RuvA, giving the protein MIGYLKGAIAGLHKNANRVILLLEVNQVGYEVQITPRLLQQLPEMGATTHVFTHLQTREDQMVLFGFGSAAERDLFRQLVAVSGIGPQLAMALLDTLGLTDLVQAIVSGNTRLLARTPGVGPKTAERIALELRTKLAEWRQQSGLTTTPSAGPSLSVLEDVEMTLMALGYTNSEITQALQAVGQSAVLSKTGDVESWIREAIAWLSR
- a CDS encoding adenylate/guanylate cyclase domain-containing protein, yielding MDDKFLTLNHDLRSQSLPPSGEPLPEAASEIDSPNGATDPKMAGALLTIVGCASDIAEQVAALLQGCGYQVQRLTKTENLLEELAALQPSLILLGMGQLPSYDLCCRLKADAATQDIPVVFLCANSDFVSKNKVFEVGAADYLTLPLQPEEAIARVNHQLNLAHQTHRLHQESQQREQALRDRQQAEDRYRSIFENATEGIFQASIEGRFIDVNPALARFYGYDSPEDLISSITNIGQQLYVQPKRRDELLVYLRQFGQISEAESQVYRKDGSKIWIAENIWVVHDEAGRILYLEGTVLDITERHQMEVELRQQRQQAESLLGNILPYQIARRLQMSRRTIADSFEEVTVLFADLVGFTELAMALPPSELVALLNQIFSVFDGLAERASLEKIKTIGDAYMVAAGLPKPRKDHAEAIAHIALDMQAAIQRFRRPNGDPFQLRIGINTGLVVAGVIGVKKLTYDLWGDTVNVASRMESTGEPGRIQVTASTYDRIKTKFLFEERGTVSIKGRGEMTTYWLTGCQEPTPLSGPAK
- a CDS encoding response regulator; amino-acid sequence: MTFKILLVEDDFLLARGTAKLLQRLGDHSVEITDDPATIFQRCESGEIDLVMMDVNLPGAQWEGHPVSGADLAQRLKTKSSTAHIPIIIVSAYAMLSERQTLLKVSLADEFCTKPITDYEALLRLIEELVARSPQVERLH
- a CDS encoding alpha/beta fold hydrolase; the encoded protein is MKAPSPLAIAALDPRSEVQTWQWRGMPIAYQSQGDRGPAIVLIHGFGASWGHWRKNIPALAVVGRVFALDLLGFGKSAKPDPQGDVPYTFETWSQQIRDFCQEVVGGPAFLVGNSIGCIVAMQAAVDGPELVRGVALLNCSLRLLHDRRRSRLSWPRRVGAPLVQRLFTQRWLGAIFFRQLARPNTVRKILQQAYYSEAAVTDELVEMLMEPAADPGAVDVFLAFTRYSQGPLPEDLLEVLPCPALLLWGESDPWEPIELGRSLANYPCVENFIPLRNAGHCPQDEIPEVVNPILQAWILQKSVH